A single genomic interval of Lathyrus oleraceus cultivar Zhongwan6 chromosome 7, CAAS_Psat_ZW6_1.0, whole genome shotgun sequence harbors:
- the LOC127105111 gene encoding uncharacterized protein LOC127105111 → MSSGIRAWSVAVSVGVVEALKDQGICRWNYALKSAQQHVKNNIRSFSQANKLSSSNSSAIISKRLKDDKAKQPEESLRTVMYLSCWGPS, encoded by the coding sequence ATGAGTTCCGGAATCAGAGCTTGGAGTGTAGCTGTCAGCGTCGGTGTTGTGGAGGCCTTGAAAGACCAAGGCATCTGTAGATGGAACTATGCTTTGAAATCAGCTCAACAACATGTTAAGAACAATATTAGATCTTTCTCTCAGGCAAATAAGCTTTCTTCTTCCAATTCTTCTGCTATCATCTCTAAAAGACTAAAAGATGATAAGGCAAAACAGCCTGAGGAGTCTTTGAGGACGGTCATGTACCTAAGCTGCTGGGGTCCCAGTTAA